The genomic interval GGCCTCCCCATCCGCGGAAGATGGCAGTGCCAGAGCGGAAGCCTGCTACCAGACCCGGGCTCAGTATTTCTGGCTGCAGAGAGAAGCCCCCGTCTATCGGGATGCTTCCGGCGCCTATCGATCGGCCTGGCGCAACGAAACTTATCAGGGTGAAAGGCAGTATCTGGCGGATGCGGAACGGGCTGCAGCCAGAGAAGATATCCGCCAGCAGCTGCTGGAGGTCTGCGACAATCCCTACGACGCGGAAGAAATGGCACAGGCTCAGGAACGATGGCTCGCCGCTGAGCTGTGCGCCTCAGAACAGGTTCGACTGGACGCACTGCTGAAACCGGAGTCCAGAGCAGGCCGGGACGACATCGAAAACCAGCAGCGTCGGGTAGCCGATATCTGCCGTTGAACACCAACATCCAAGTGAGGACGCCCGATGAGCATCGGCCAGGTAAAACAGATTTTCCGACATCCCGTGAAGAGCATGCTGGGTGAGAGTCTCGAGCAGGCGAGACTGGAGGCGCGCGGTATTCCCGGTGACCGGGCCTGGGCCGTGCGCGATGAGGATCGCGGTGGTATCCGCGGCGCGAAACGCTTTCCCCAGCTGATGACCTGCGCAGCCCGCTATCTGACCGATCCGCCGGTGGAAGGATCGGCAACCGCGAGAGTCACTCTGCCCGATGGTCGCGAGCTCGACATCAATCATCCGGATATGCCGGCCGCGCTGAGCAGCCTCATCGACAGCCCGGTGACCGTGTGGCCCCTCATGCCGGCGGACATGCTGGATCACTACCGCCGGGGTGCACCGGTGCTGCCGGATCAGGAAGCGGAATTCCGCCGCATGTTTGCCCGCACTCCGGAGGAGCCACTGCCCGAGCTGAGCGCTTTCCCGCCGGAACTGTTTGAATTCG from Pseudomonadales bacterium carries:
- a CDS encoding DUF4124 domain-containing protein; this encodes MILRTLLLLALASSAHADIYRWVDEQGNVHFSDKAPAGNRADTIVVEPPQVPETPDEGELRRLQLIRDAQAADRYQADLTAASPSAEDGSARAEACYQTRAQYFWLQREAPVYRDASGAYRSAWRNETYQGERQYLADAERAAAREDIRQQLLEVCDNPYDAEEMAQAQERWLAAELCASEQVRLDALLKPESRAGRDDIENQQRRVADICR
- a CDS encoding MOSC N-terminal beta barrel domain-containing protein, whose amino-acid sequence is MSIGQVKQIFRHPVKSMLGESLEQARLEARGIPGDRAWAVRDEDRGGIRGAKRFPQLMTCAARYLTDPPVEGSATARVTLPDGRELDINHPDMPAALSSLIDSPVTVWPLMPADMLDHYRRGAPVLPDQEAEFRRMFARTPEEPLPELSAFPPELFEFESPLGTYFDAFPLLLMTSNGLRHLAGLMPGQRFDVRRFRPNFLIDVPVDEPFPERAWAGRTLQIGSAEIEVTIECPRCVMTTHGFGDLPRDPGIMRTLVREAGGNLGMYARVSKPGTVTIGDSLTLVD